One genomic region from Chthonomonas calidirosea T49 encodes:
- a CDS encoding lysophospholipid acyltransferase family protein — protein sequence MDTLTQPSPETSTNRSSRYQQVRELKYRVLSWLIWLLARAIYKTLRVQTENMQSLVPSPNKGAILVTWHGRTFIAANILRNRGYWALISLSRDGELQNRIFRRFGFQTVRGSTGRGGVRGALEMARKVQKGEVLAFTPDGPRGPTHKVQPGVILMAEKSGAPIVPVGISASRRILIRSWDSYLIPLPFARAFFLVGDPIYVPPNLDENGRLAYAAQLERALNRMEREAERRAGYPNYPSEWATDES from the coding sequence ATGGACACCCTTACGCAACCAAGCCCAGAAACCTCCACGAATCGCTCGTCCCGGTATCAGCAGGTGAGGGAACTTAAGTACCGCGTTCTATCATGGCTGATATGGTTGCTCGCCCGCGCCATCTACAAAACCCTGCGAGTGCAAACGGAGAATATGCAGAGCCTTGTTCCCTCGCCAAATAAAGGGGCTATTTTGGTGACCTGGCACGGTCGTACCTTTATCGCAGCCAATATTCTCCGCAACCGCGGCTATTGGGCGCTTATCTCCCTATCTCGCGATGGTGAATTGCAAAACCGAATATTTCGCAGATTCGGCTTCCAAACCGTGCGTGGCTCTACCGGACGTGGCGGCGTGCGCGGTGCCCTCGAAATGGCACGTAAAGTGCAAAAAGGCGAGGTGCTCGCCTTTACGCCCGACGGGCCTCGCGGCCCCACCCATAAGGTGCAGCCTGGCGTTATTCTCATGGCGGAGAAATCCGGCGCGCCTATCGTGCCGGTAGGTATCTCTGCCTCACGACGTATTCTCATCCGTAGCTGGGACTCCTATCTAATTCCCCTCCCGTTTGCTCGCGCCTTTTTCCTTGTGGGCGACCCGATCTATGTCCCACCCAACCTTGATGAAAACGGCCGTCTCGCTTATGCCGCCCAGTTGGAACGTGCCCTTAATCGTATGGAGCGTGAAGCCGAACGCCGCGCTGGATATCCTAATTACCCATCGGAGTGGGCAACCGACGAGAGCTAA
- the lpxA gene encoding acyl-ACP--UDP-N-acetylglucosamine O-acyltransferase produces MSKRWHPTAIIDPRAEIEPDVEIGPYCIIGKNCFIGAGTVLHGHVQIFENTRIGRNCQIYSGAMLGGPPQDYKFKGEVSYLEIGDNNIVREYVTIHRATGEGEYTRIGNNNMIMAYAHIGHNCIIGNHVTISSYVGISGHVTVEDYANFGGICGVHQNCTIGTLVMIGGMSGVTQDIPPYMLATGRPARVYDINIRGLRRANVPAKIRSDLRQAYKLLYRSNLNVSQALEAIEEEIDPSPELNHLIAFIQRTREGFNGRANNPPPL; encoded by the coding sequence GTGTCTAAACGGTGGCATCCTACAGCCATCATTGACCCCCGGGCCGAAATAGAGCCCGATGTAGAGATCGGGCCTTACTGCATCATCGGTAAGAACTGCTTTATCGGTGCCGGGACGGTGCTGCATGGCCACGTGCAGATATTTGAAAACACACGCATCGGTCGAAACTGTCAGATCTATAGCGGTGCTATGTTGGGTGGTCCTCCACAAGACTACAAGTTTAAAGGGGAGGTAAGCTATCTCGAAATCGGCGACAACAACATCGTGCGAGAGTACGTCACCATCCACCGCGCCACCGGAGAAGGTGAGTACACTCGCATCGGCAATAACAACATGATCATGGCCTATGCTCACATAGGCCATAACTGTATCATTGGTAACCACGTTACTATCTCATCCTATGTGGGCATTAGCGGCCACGTCACCGTGGAGGACTACGCCAACTTCGGTGGCATCTGCGGCGTCCATCAAAACTGTACCATTGGAACCCTGGTGATGATCGGCGGCATGTCAGGCGTTACCCAAGATATCCCCCCCTACATGCTGGCCACAGGGCGGCCGGCGCGCGTCTACGACATCAACATTCGCGGACTACGACGCGCCAACGTGCCCGCAAAGATTCGTAGTGACCTGCGGCAGGCCTATAAACTGCTGTATCGCTCTAACCTCAACGTCTCCCAAGCGCTGGAAGCGATCGAAGAGGAGATTGACCCCAGCCCCGAACTCAATCACCTTATCGCTTTCATCCAAAGAACACGCGAAGGGTTTAACGGACGGGCCAATAACCCTCCTCCGCTTTAA
- the lpxD gene encoding UDP-3-O-(3-hydroxymyristoyl)glucosamine N-acyltransferase → MSCVLSLSLQQIAKLLNGSLQNAPEDTFITGVADIEDAEPGDLVFAENATFLRKALRSPATAVLTTPALAAQIDDTKPLILVENPRLGFLKILESFATPPPFETGIHPTAILGEEVVLGKEVSIGPYTTIGPRTRIGERVRIGAGVHIGADCFVGDDCLIYPNVVLYPNVKIGHRCILHAGCVLGSDGFGYVPTPTGLRKMPHLGIVEIGNDVEIGANTCIDRARTTATRVGDGTKIDNLVHIGHNVQIGRSCLIVAQVGIAGSVKIGDGVILAGQAGIADHLTIGSKARVGAQAGVIGDVAEGETVSGYPARSHWTKMREYAAISELPNTLKRLRSLEQKISELEAKLNDS, encoded by the coding sequence ATGAGCTGTGTTTTGTCGCTTTCACTGCAACAAATTGCCAAGCTACTGAACGGCTCCCTGCAAAATGCCCCAGAGGATACTTTCATTACCGGCGTTGCCGATATTGAAGATGCCGAACCCGGAGACCTGGTTTTCGCCGAAAATGCCACCTTTCTTCGCAAGGCCCTTCGTTCTCCGGCCACAGCCGTTCTCACCACGCCCGCTTTAGCGGCGCAGATAGACGATACGAAACCCCTCATTCTAGTCGAAAACCCACGGCTTGGGTTCCTCAAAATTCTCGAGTCCTTTGCCACCCCCCCACCATTCGAAACCGGTATCCATCCCACCGCCATTCTAGGTGAAGAAGTGGTTCTCGGGAAAGAGGTCTCCATCGGCCCCTATACAACGATCGGGCCGCGAACCCGCATTGGCGAAAGAGTACGTATCGGGGCAGGAGTTCATATTGGGGCCGACTGCTTCGTCGGAGATGACTGTCTTATCTATCCCAATGTGGTGCTCTATCCCAACGTTAAAATAGGGCATCGCTGCATTCTGCATGCAGGTTGTGTTCTTGGCTCGGACGGCTTTGGTTATGTGCCCACACCAACAGGCCTCCGTAAGATGCCCCATCTCGGCATCGTGGAGATAGGCAACGACGTGGAGATCGGCGCGAACACCTGCATCGATCGAGCGCGAACAACGGCCACACGTGTTGGGGATGGCACAAAAATTGACAATCTTGTGCATATAGGGCATAATGTTCAGATAGGGCGTTCCTGCCTTATTGTGGCGCAAGTGGGCATTGCCGGTAGCGTGAAGATAGGCGATGGCGTTATTCTTGCAGGGCAAGCAGGTATTGCCGATCACCTTACCATCGGCTCTAAAGCGCGAGTGGGCGCACAGGCCGGTGTCATCGGAGATGTGGCTGAGGGAGAGACCGTGTCGGGCTACCCGGCGCGCTCTCACTGGACAAAGATGCGCGAGTACGCCGCCATCTCCGAACTGCCCAACACCCTAAAGCGCCTCCGCAGCCTAGAACAAAAGATCTCCGAGCTAGAAGCGAAACTGAATGACAGTTAA
- a CDS encoding alpha-amylase family glycosyl hydrolase produces MPRSQQPKARGLLVLSTTLALLLFALSITNAAIVQWVGNTALFLTGVPGGLPTQGAFVEPTQTVTVVTQTYPIAFGQSVYAEVTTDNFAHVTAYPFSFDYNDSSNTHWFLVLPQFPPNTNVQFYIKAVGTDGSVAYDNNNFQNFGFYVRHMPPPLSSPILEWFDTPYNIILQRLPEVVNAGYGALWLPPGEKAGGGGLSVGYNPFDRFDFGDRFQSGSLDTNYGTAQDLFQLIQLAHRLGLSVYEDTVLNHNDNRASTPINQYPDMIPEDFHIFSSSNTNNNGVDFNNTPPFAHQTLDFDLLGMADIAQEDGNDAETGPFNLPSYATFNAYGKPTFVRQPLDPFLYPNRQPVAEDVRQYLKRWGWWLTTFFGFDGFRLDAVRYIPPAFFQPISNYQPGPIVSGQGWLSYLYGLNPNLYVFGEDFPNVNPNYELREYGKVGMNLLDFPLKDNLDSVFNSSGLGNIGATLGNTLGTDSATGLAFSFGGLEPSLGVSFVQSADQGPPAASNQAYTFTLTGPERPVVYYDGNNQKPNDYTDFPRAGRFDAVGTGDNLLLTLLDAHDRYARGNMVIRYSSSNLLIYERQVNGQSLLLAGINIRDDGVALTQTVQTAFPAGAILTDLTGQEPPVTVQSNGSVTITIPANGTTGYANGTGYVLYVQQAPQPLPNTPPIQLLDAETSPEQTIGFQTHLDPTGQYAQGQNLTYSFATVSTDLMDVKVTTDAMGNSAVLQLDNGLPVAGQKPLSNTPEGLADGYVPMTKLQNGQFVLRGIDLTLLSNGLHVIRVRVFANTGNRPGVFNQFTAFFVLNRPIFGPPPTGNLSNYPPALVYQTQTPTSNSNRLDGLFVKNDDHNLYIGLAGSVDPSENFTNGVALYLDTHTGLGVNNLATLHDDTGPAGRLLSNAPITLPPGFKANFGVGVLRLNNLFSSPEAPFASQPTRPTPVGAAAGLYYIDVFHANQLVPMPSEIAWQPRPGPFSNPVTGLEVAIPLTVLFPKGMTTTTTIGMVACLRTTGESGTIFLSTDARRGTLGSRPTPVPYLTNQFLPPLPGNNVPDPGTSSVTLQNAVTYTFQFAQTVASSSYTLALSAPTFDSNRKLYIQNGTLTALTNLNGPVHLLVKLPQGVSLQNATGYSMLQFGTPTLLISENDVPQGTKLSFVLRYRASQPVTPQITVKSGQGAL; encoded by the coding sequence ATGCCTAGATCTCAACAACCTAAAGCGCGAGGCCTGCTCGTTCTTAGTACAACACTGGCACTCCTGCTCTTCGCCCTCTCCATCACCAATGCTGCCATCGTGCAGTGGGTCGGCAACACTGCACTTTTTCTCACCGGCGTTCCAGGCGGTCTTCCTACACAGGGTGCCTTTGTAGAGCCCACACAAACCGTTACCGTCGTTACCCAAACCTATCCCATCGCTTTTGGTCAAAGCGTCTATGCGGAGGTTACAACCGACAACTTCGCTCATGTTACAGCCTACCCGTTCTCCTTCGACTACAACGACAGCAGTAATACCCACTGGTTCCTTGTGCTGCCTCAATTCCCACCTAACACCAATGTGCAATTCTATATTAAGGCCGTTGGCACCGACGGCTCCGTGGCCTACGACAACAACAACTTCCAAAACTTCGGCTTCTACGTGCGCCACATGCCGCCCCCGCTGTCCTCACCTATCCTGGAGTGGTTCGATACGCCCTATAACATCATTTTGCAACGCCTACCCGAGGTCGTTAACGCAGGCTATGGCGCCCTGTGGCTGCCGCCCGGTGAAAAAGCTGGTGGAGGTGGACTTTCGGTTGGCTATAACCCCTTCGACCGTTTCGACTTCGGCGATCGGTTTCAGTCCGGCTCGCTCGATACGAACTATGGAACCGCACAAGACCTCTTTCAACTCATCCAGCTAGCCCATCGCCTTGGCCTCAGCGTCTATGAAGACACCGTGCTCAACCATAACGATAATCGCGCCTCCACCCCCATTAACCAGTACCCCGATATGATCCCAGAGGACTTCCATATCTTCTCCTCCTCAAATACCAACAACAACGGGGTTGATTTCAACAATACGCCGCCGTTCGCCCATCAAACCCTCGATTTCGACCTTCTCGGCATGGCCGATATCGCGCAAGAGGATGGCAACGACGCGGAAACCGGCCCCTTTAATCTGCCCTCCTATGCCACCTTCAACGCCTATGGTAAACCGACCTTCGTTCGGCAACCTCTCGACCCCTTCCTCTACCCTAACAGGCAGCCGGTGGCGGAAGATGTGCGACAGTACCTCAAGCGATGGGGGTGGTGGCTCACAACCTTCTTCGGTTTCGACGGCTTCCGCCTCGATGCTGTTCGCTACATTCCACCCGCCTTCTTCCAACCCATCTCTAACTACCAGCCCGGCCCCATCGTCTCCGGTCAGGGCTGGCTCTCCTATCTGTATGGGCTTAACCCCAATCTCTACGTTTTTGGCGAGGACTTCCCAAATGTCAACCCCAACTACGAGCTACGAGAGTATGGCAAGGTTGGAATGAACCTGTTGGACTTCCCGCTTAAAGACAATCTCGATAGTGTGTTTAACTCCAGTGGTTTAGGGAACATAGGTGCCACTCTTGGCAACACACTTGGCACCGATAGCGCTACCGGCCTCGCTTTCTCTTTCGGAGGACTAGAGCCAAGCCTTGGTGTCAGCTTCGTGCAAAGCGCCGATCAAGGCCCTCCAGCTGCCAGTAATCAGGCCTATACCTTCACGCTCACCGGGCCAGAACGACCCGTTGTCTATTACGACGGCAATAACCAAAAGCCTAACGACTATACCGACTTCCCGCGCGCCGGCCGATTCGACGCTGTAGGCACAGGCGACAACCTTCTTCTAACCCTCCTCGATGCGCATGACCGTTATGCGCGGGGTAATATGGTGATCCGCTATAGCAGCTCTAACCTTCTTATCTATGAGCGTCAGGTCAATGGACAGTCGCTGCTGCTTGCCGGCATTAACATCCGCGATGATGGGGTTGCGCTTACCCAAACGGTGCAGACCGCCTTTCCTGCCGGGGCTATCCTCACCGATCTCACCGGCCAAGAGCCTCCGGTAACCGTTCAGTCCAACGGCAGCGTCACCATCACCATCCCTGCCAACGGCACTACAGGTTACGCTAATGGCACCGGCTATGTTCTCTACGTTCAACAAGCCCCACAACCATTGCCAAACACACCCCCCATTCAACTGTTGGACGCCGAAACCTCGCCTGAACAGACCATCGGCTTTCAGACCCATCTTGACCCCACCGGGCAGTATGCTCAAGGACAGAATCTCACCTACTCCTTTGCCACGGTCAGCACCGACCTCATGGATGTGAAGGTTACCACCGATGCCATGGGCAACTCTGCCGTGCTCCAGCTCGACAACGGCCTACCGGTGGCGGGACAGAAGCCGCTTTCCAACACGCCGGAGGGATTGGCGGATGGCTATGTGCCCATGACAAAACTGCAGAACGGACAGTTTGTGTTGCGTGGGATCGATCTCACCCTCCTGTCCAACGGTCTGCATGTGATCCGAGTTCGGGTTTTTGCCAATACAGGCAATCGGCCTGGCGTCTTCAACCAGTTTACGGCCTTTTTCGTGCTCAACAGGCCTATCTTTGGCCCTCCTCCCACCGGAAACCTCTCGAACTATCCGCCGGCGCTGGTCTATCAAACCCAAACACCCACCTCGAACTCCAACCGACTTGATGGTCTTTTTGTTAAGAACGACGATCACAATCTCTATATTGGCTTGGCAGGTAGCGTAGATCCATCAGAGAACTTCACCAACGGTGTGGCGCTCTACCTTGATACCCACACAGGGCTAGGCGTCAACAACCTTGCTACACTTCATGACGATACAGGCCCCGCTGGTCGCCTGCTCTCCAACGCCCCTATCACGCTGCCTCCTGGCTTCAAAGCGAATTTTGGCGTGGGGGTGTTACGTCTCAACAATCTCTTCTCTTCCCCAGAGGCGCCTTTTGCCAGTCAGCCTACACGCCCAACACCGGTAGGCGCTGCAGCAGGCCTCTACTACATTGACGTGTTCCATGCGAATCAGCTCGTTCCTATGCCTTCCGAGATCGCTTGGCAGCCGCGCCCCGGCCCCTTCTCCAATCCTGTAACAGGCCTCGAGGTGGCCATTCCGCTTACCGTGCTCTTTCCAAAAGGAATGACCACTACCACCACTATCGGCATGGTCGCGTGCCTGCGAACGACGGGGGAATCGGGCACCATCTTCTTGTCTACCGATGCCCGTCGAGGCACTCTAGGCAGTCGGCCTACGCCGGTTCCCTACTTAACCAATCAGTTCCTTCCACCGCTGCCGGGCAACAACGTGCCCGACCCAGGCACGTCAAGCGTTACCCTCCAAAACGCGGTTACCTATACCTTCCAGTTTGCTCAAACGGTGGCCTCTTCCAGTTACACCCTTGCCCTCTCAGCGCCGACCTTCGATTCAAACCGCAAACTCTATATTCAAAATGGAACGCTTACGGCGCTAACCAACCTCAACGGACCAGTCCATCTCCTGGTTAAGCTGCCTCAGGGGGTCTCCCTTCAGAATGCGACGGGCTATAGCATGCTCCAATTCGGCACGCCCACCTTGCTGATATCCGAAAACGATGTTCCGCAAGGAACAAAACTTTCGTTCGTGTTGCGTTACCGTGCCTCGCAACCCGTCACCCCACAGATCACCGTAAAAAGCGGGCAAGGCGCTCTTTAA
- the lpxC gene encoding UDP-3-O-acyl-N-acetylglucosamine deacetylase, which translates to MTVNSRSQHTLASAISVRGTGIHTGASATVHLRPAPTNFGRIFWIKGQTVPATAEYVVETQRCTTLGNAQIRISTVEHLLSALFALEVDNVLIEVEGPELPILDGSAWPWVEAIMEAGIISQEEPVPIFYLQEPLSVAMGKSVAECTPAPVLHLCVKFVSEDWPEGTASAELQLGSQSIALYKDRIAPARTFALRKEVEALLAAGLARGGTLENALLIDPPHCFSSPLRVEYEWVAHKLLDLIGDLALVGACFNAHVEVYRPGHTINTKLAQAIYRTIQAPHKGDITA; encoded by the coding sequence ATGACAGTTAATTCTCGCTCCCAACATACCTTAGCCAGCGCTATCTCTGTGCGTGGAACAGGCATCCACACCGGTGCCTCTGCCACCGTACATCTACGGCCGGCTCCTACAAACTTCGGCCGTATCTTTTGGATAAAGGGGCAGACCGTTCCCGCAACGGCTGAGTATGTAGTGGAGACCCAACGCTGTACCACGCTCGGCAACGCCCAAATTCGTATCAGCACCGTGGAGCATCTGCTCTCTGCCCTGTTTGCCTTAGAAGTGGACAACGTCCTCATTGAGGTGGAAGGCCCTGAGCTGCCCATCCTAGATGGTAGCGCATGGCCTTGGGTCGAGGCAATTATGGAGGCCGGAATTATCTCGCAAGAAGAGCCGGTACCGATCTTTTATCTCCAGGAGCCGTTGTCCGTGGCCATGGGGAAAAGCGTGGCAGAGTGCACTCCGGCCCCAGTTCTCCACCTATGCGTGAAGTTCGTTTCGGAGGATTGGCCGGAGGGTACAGCTAGCGCCGAGCTACAGTTGGGTTCACAGAGTATCGCGCTCTATAAAGATCGCATCGCCCCAGCTCGCACGTTTGCCCTTCGCAAAGAGGTCGAGGCGCTGTTGGCAGCAGGGCTTGCTCGTGGAGGGACCCTTGAAAACGCCCTTCTCATTGACCCACCCCATTGCTTCTCCTCCCCCTTGCGGGTAGAGTATGAGTGGGTCGCTCATAAACTGCTCGATCTTATTGGTGATCTCGCCCTGGTTGGCGCCTGCTTCAACGCGCATGTAGAGGTGTACCGTCCAGGGCATACCATCAACACAAAATTGGCGCAGGCGATCTATCGAACCATTCAAGCGCCTCACAAAGGAGATATAACTGCATGA
- a CDS encoding ABC transporter ATP-binding protein, with translation MRKEDTQRRLLAYLKPHRWVLAVGLFCAALTSAIDASLAKFIKSVVDSMLDGRVGHLNFMCAAVVVVFIIKGIFSFGQNYFLSLTANSVVSRLREEIFAHLHTLSLSFFNRRRTGAIMSVLTNDVQAIQNAAMSLRQMISDPLTILVSLALLFYMNWRLSLIAIFFLPFMALTISRIGKRIRKISHTVQSMLAEVTNIIEETVAGVRVVKTFAAEHHEISRFRTENQQTLKAVMRGVRRSAQLRPLIEFIGAFGIALVMYVGGNMVAHTVHTQHLMVEQFNRLHPGMPVPDAVRNYVEPGGLTAGALIAFLFLLDNVARAVGSLGSFVSMRSQALAAASRIFEEVLDVEPEVKELPNAVELPSIEGHIRFENVSFRYSPDSPLVLRNIDFEVRPGEVVAIVGRSGAGKSTLVDLIPRFYDPTAGRVLIDGIDVRTVKLQSLRRQIGVVPQETWLFAGTLRDNIAYGRRDATDEEIMEAARAANASFIEGMEHGLDTIVGDRGIRLSGGEKQRIAIARAILMNPRILILDEATSSLDASSEALVQEALEHLMRGRTTLVIAHRLSTIINADRILAMQDGCIVEMGSHQELMDAGGYYARLYETQLKGFE, from the coding sequence ATGCGTAAAGAAGATACACAACGTCGTCTTCTTGCCTATCTAAAGCCTCATCGCTGGGTTTTGGCCGTCGGCCTCTTTTGCGCTGCCCTTACCTCCGCTATTGATGCAAGCCTGGCTAAGTTCATCAAAAGCGTGGTCGACTCGATGCTCGATGGACGTGTAGGGCACCTCAATTTCATGTGCGCTGCCGTCGTCGTGGTTTTCATTATCAAGGGCATTTTCTCTTTTGGACAAAACTACTTTCTCTCGCTTACGGCCAATAGCGTGGTCTCTCGCTTAAGAGAGGAGATATTTGCCCATCTCCATACCCTATCCCTTTCGTTTTTCAATCGTCGCCGCACCGGAGCTATTATGTCGGTGCTCACCAACGATGTGCAGGCCATCCAGAACGCGGCCATGAGCTTGCGTCAAATGATCTCCGATCCACTCACCATTCTGGTGAGCCTGGCGCTTCTCTTCTATATGAACTGGCGGCTTAGCCTCATCGCCATCTTTTTTCTCCCCTTTATGGCCCTCACCATCTCACGCATCGGCAAACGCATCCGTAAAATCTCGCATACCGTGCAGAGCATGTTGGCCGAAGTCACCAACATCATTGAGGAGACGGTCGCCGGAGTAAGAGTGGTCAAAACCTTTGCAGCCGAGCATCATGAAATTTCGCGATTCCGCACCGAGAACCAGCAGACGCTCAAGGCGGTTATGCGCGGGGTGCGCCGCAGCGCTCAACTACGCCCCCTCATCGAGTTCATCGGAGCCTTCGGCATCGCCCTTGTGATGTATGTGGGCGGAAATATGGTGGCCCATACGGTGCATACACAGCATCTCATGGTGGAACAGTTTAACCGACTCCATCCGGGGATGCCGGTGCCGGATGCCGTGCGCAACTATGTCGAGCCAGGGGGACTTACGGCCGGAGCCTTGATCGCTTTTCTGTTCCTGTTGGACAATGTGGCTCGCGCGGTGGGCAGTCTCGGTAGCTTCGTCTCCATGCGCTCACAGGCGCTCGCTGCTGCCTCTCGTATCTTCGAGGAAGTGCTTGATGTTGAGCCGGAAGTGAAGGAACTGCCCAACGCCGTTGAACTGCCCTCTATTGAAGGCCACATTCGGTTTGAAAACGTCTCCTTCCGCTATAGCCCCGACTCGCCGCTGGTGCTGCGCAATATTGACTTCGAGGTGCGCCCCGGCGAAGTGGTCGCCATTGTAGGACGGAGCGGTGCAGGTAAATCCACTCTTGTAGACCTCATTCCCCGCTTCTACGATCCCACGGCAGGCCGCGTGCTGATTGATGGCATTGATGTGCGCACCGTTAAGCTTCAGTCGTTGCGCCGACAGATCGGGGTGGTTCCTCAGGAGACATGGCTGTTTGCAGGAACCCTGCGCGACAATATCGCCTACGGACGCCGCGATGCCACGGATGAGGAGATTATGGAGGCAGCCCGTGCTGCCAATGCCTCCTTCATTGAAGGCATGGAACATGGCCTCGATACGATTGTGGGTGACCGCGGGATTCGCCTCTCAGGCGGCGAAAAGCAGCGGATCGCCATTGCACGTGCCATTCTTATGAATCCACGCATTCTTATTCTCGATGAGGCCACTTCATCGCTCGATGCCTCCTCCGAAGCCCTCGTTCAAGAGGCCCTCGAACATCTTATGCGGGGCCGTACAACCCTCGTCATCGCCCATCGCCTCTCGACCATCATTAATGCCGACCGCATTCTCGCTATGCAAGACGGCTGTATCGTGGAGATGGGATCGCACCAAGAGCTTATGGACGCTGGCGGCTATTATGCGCGCCTCTACGAAACCCAACTGAAAGGCTTTGAATAG
- a CDS encoding lipid-A-disaccharide synthase has product MEIAILTGEPSGDLAGASLARALRELDPEVKLWGLGSRTMAEAGVELLADSASWSAIGIVASLPKIPLLALKIAPKLRKTLAHRRPEIVVFIDFGAFNVRMARYCQQIGLKTLYYIPPGCWRRATALREDIAHLVHGIALPFPWGQERYRQGKARVFYVGHPLLDRVSPSTTRDAFAKSLGLDPHAPLIGLLPGSRLHEVNNLLPTLLEAIPLIAREVPKAQFAVAVAPTLSLEYVQNLIRKHPIAHHYTAERRPDNVQERAHRSKSLPNALPQPALATQGGALIGSPKLSQKEWRPQVAMPASPPLVLTQGSTYDLMAHADLLLVCSGTATLEAAVLQTPMIVLYRVSKWMELEYRLRRMDKKVQEIKYIALPNILADRSIVPELIQQQATPQTIAERAVNLLTDLCARKQMRQALLDVRNLLGEPGASARTARIALALACNINDALPSEDTEIGFHA; this is encoded by the coding sequence ATGGAGATCGCCATCTTAACCGGAGAGCCATCCGGTGATTTGGCCGGCGCAAGTCTGGCACGGGCTCTTCGAGAGCTAGACCCTGAAGTAAAACTTTGGGGGCTTGGCTCTCGCACCATGGCCGAGGCTGGCGTAGAGCTTTTGGCCGATAGCGCCTCGTGGAGCGCTATTGGTATAGTGGCTTCACTGCCCAAAATTCCCCTGCTAGCGCTTAAGATCGCGCCCAAGCTTCGCAAAACGCTTGCCCATCGCCGCCCCGAAATCGTCGTCTTCATTGACTTCGGCGCCTTCAATGTTCGCATGGCGCGTTACTGTCAGCAGATCGGCCTTAAAACCCTCTACTATATCCCTCCCGGATGCTGGCGACGCGCCACAGCCCTACGCGAAGACATAGCCCATCTTGTACACGGCATCGCCCTGCCCTTTCCCTGGGGGCAAGAACGCTATCGCCAGGGAAAAGCCCGCGTCTTCTATGTAGGCCATCCCCTGCTCGACCGCGTGTCCCCCAGTACGACACGTGACGCATTCGCCAAATCCCTCGGTCTCGACCCTCACGCCCCCCTTATCGGTCTACTACCAGGTAGCCGTCTGCATGAGGTGAATAACCTTTTGCCAACCCTTCTCGAAGCAATCCCTCTTATCGCTCGAGAGGTGCCAAAAGCGCAATTCGCCGTGGCCGTAGCTCCCACTCTCTCATTGGAGTATGTCCAAAACCTTATCCGAAAGCACCCTATAGCCCATCATTACACTGCAGAACGAAGACCCGATAACGTTCAAGAACGGGCCCATCGCTCGAAAAGTTTGCCAAACGCGCTGCCCCAACCGGCACTCGCAACTCAGGGCGGGGCTCTGATCGGCTCACCGAAACTCTCCCAAAAAGAGTGGCGCCCCCAAGTGGCCATGCCCGCCTCCCCTCCTCTCGTACTAACCCAAGGGTCTACCTATGACCTCATGGCGCACGCCGATCTGCTGCTGGTCTGCTCTGGTACGGCCACCCTAGAGGCCGCCGTTCTGCAAACACCTATGATAGTGCTCTACAGGGTTTCGAAGTGGATGGAGCTAGAGTACCGCTTGCGACGTATGGATAAAAAGGTGCAGGAAATAAAATACATTGCCCTGCCGAATATTCTGGCCGATCGTTCCATCGTGCCCGAGCTGATACAGCAACAGGCAACGCCTCAAACGATTGCGGAGCGAGCTGTGAACCTACTTACCGATCTTTGTGCACGAAAGCAGATGCGACAAGCCCTTTTGGATGTACGAAATCTTTTAGGTGAACCTGGAGCGAGCGCCAGAACGGCGCGCATTGCCCTAGCTCTCGCTTGCAACATAAACGACGCTCTCCCAAGTGAGGATACGGAGATAGGCTTCCATGCGTAA
- the fabZ gene encoding 3-hydroxyacyl-ACP dehydratase FabZ, with protein sequence MLDIEAIRQLLPHRYPMLLVDKIIEWQPGERVVGLKNVTINESFFNGHFPEKAVMPGVLILESMAQVACLIMLLAPEHRHKLPYLGGIDRCRLRRPVVPGDTLIIEATLLRVHGDAGKVQMIARVDGQEVASCEMLFKLVENRSTPVTVEAGDNNSV encoded by the coding sequence GTGCTGGACATAGAAGCGATACGTCAGTTGCTCCCGCACAGATACCCTATGCTTCTGGTGGACAAAATCATCGAGTGGCAACCCGGCGAACGGGTCGTGGGGTTAAAAAACGTCACGATCAACGAGTCCTTCTTTAACGGGCACTTCCCCGAAAAGGCGGTGATGCCTGGGGTTCTTATCCTCGAATCGATGGCGCAAGTGGCCTGTCTCATTATGCTGCTTGCTCCAGAACACCGTCATAAGTTGCCCTACCTTGGTGGTATAGACCGCTGCCGACTTCGGCGCCCCGTCGTTCCGGGTGATACGTTGATTATTGAAGCAACGTTATTAAGAGTACATGGGGATGCGGGCAAAGTGCAGATGATCGCTCGTGTGGACGGGCAGGAAGTGGCTAGCTGCGAAATGCTCTTTAAGCTCGTGGAAAACAGATCCACCCCGGTCACAGTGGAGGCAGGAGATAACAACAGTGTCTAA